A window from Haloarchaeobius amylolyticus encodes these proteins:
- a CDS encoding HalOD1 output domain-containing protein, whose product MSATRAELSPADRTDSILLDVIKTVASVRNLDPLDLPPLTDTVNPDALESIFQPPGRETPNPNGYVSFTYAECAVVVYGDRSIAVEPLTDQQGNRR is encoded by the coding sequence ATGAGTGCGACACGCGCCGAGCTATCTCCGGCCGATCGAACCGACTCCATCCTGCTCGACGTCATCAAGACCGTCGCGTCTGTCCGGAACCTCGACCCGCTGGACCTGCCGCCGTTGACGGACACCGTCAACCCGGACGCCCTGGAGTCGATCTTCCAGCCGCCAGGCCGCGAGACACCGAATCCGAACGGCTACGTCTCGTTCACGTACGCCGAGTGTGCAGTCGTCGTCTACGGCGACCGCAGCATCGCCGTCGAACCACTGACCGACCAGCAGGGGAACCGCAGGTGA
- a CDS encoding PAS domain S-box protein, producing MPDGNVSTILYADQRQDQSRRVRAFLESEFGAERVSTTSVAGLQDRVGDQVACVVFDGLDAFDQPTEAVIDTLVSSQPGIETVLLAPDLSAAEIQTAYDAGIDEIVPYTGPETLPILSHHVSRILESGDADTLDEPPGRHLRELIEASDDAVVTIDEANEIRYATSGIEDLFGYTPEAVVGESLTDLMSDQVAARHRESFQRYLETGTRTLEWTDVELVGEHRDGHEVPISVSFSESTVDGERVFSGIIRDISERHTLRQERELFHDTSQRILQAEDFESGLEVALESVGESMNWTYGEVWVPAEDGDQLACLPEQYVATEDAAAFAETAESHTFEKGAGLPGRVWETGEPEWIADVTDDTAGFGRSKEANAAGLHAALGVPITAGEEVVAVLVFLLPEARAMNERMVEATAAVATDLGLLMQRLRIETDLREQEALTSRILDTNPAGILIVDDDGEFTYANERARETLGIPEGERATYEAVDIDLRGSQNTNVAEDVHPYTAVIEHEETIEGEFRFDVDGETHWFFACGAPLADEAGDTMAAIFSFQDITQRKAREQQLARHDAVMQTVSDGIYALDEDGRFLAVNDAYTDLIGYERGELVGEPADRFVDSRTSAKAERLQQHLAKNDHETETLETTLTTADGDVVPIEVSLSLFPREDGHGRVGVVRDISGRKRREERLALLNEVAQTLTRVETPKAVADTVVGAARETLDLPVTSVQLYDDDGGHLTTVAQTDSVTDLVGDGPLFSGTQGIPWQVYAEQEGRVYDHLSDAPEVASDETTLESAIVLPIGTHGVLVTGSTDPDAFTSTEVTLANILASNTLAALERVDREQELRRQRDRLEERNDALARIERINRLIRDITQSLVNAESREEIEQTVCEKLTDGGPYTFSWMAERETVQGASVSPRAAAGEGDGYLDAITISIDGETPESDGPTGRAFLTHEPQVQNNLHTDPPFEPWRTDALQRDFRASIAVPITYGQTLYGVLNIYADETGVFDDMEVAVLKELGEMVGYAINAMERKKMLVSDAAIALEFELDDPDVPAIRFARSNDSIFEFDELVQQADGTYRVFFSISNADPEDVYAFSEHTTSVRDVSFLAERDGAARFEATVTDSGFLGTLISHGAYPKEMSATPDSGRLTVELPRSGDIQSFIQMFLDTFEDAEMISRKERERPVQSREEFQAVYRERLTERQEEVLRTAYFSGFFEWPREHTGQDIADMLDVSQPTVNRHIRNSERKLLDLVFDDSETGG from the coding sequence ATGCCTGACGGCAACGTATCTACGATACTCTATGCGGACCAGCGACAGGACCAGTCGCGACGAGTCCGTGCCTTCCTCGAATCCGAGTTCGGGGCGGAGCGCGTCTCGACGACGTCCGTCGCGGGGCTTCAGGACCGGGTCGGTGACCAGGTCGCGTGCGTCGTCTTCGATGGGCTCGACGCATTCGACCAGCCGACCGAGGCGGTCATCGACACTCTCGTGAGTAGCCAGCCCGGCATCGAGACGGTGTTGCTGGCACCGGACCTCTCCGCAGCAGAGATCCAGACCGCGTACGACGCCGGCATCGACGAGATCGTTCCCTACACCGGACCGGAGACGCTTCCGATCCTCTCGCATCACGTCTCCAGGATCCTCGAGAGCGGCGATGCCGACACACTCGACGAGCCACCCGGGAGACACCTCCGGGAACTCATCGAAGCATCGGACGACGCCGTGGTGACTATCGACGAGGCGAACGAGATCCGCTACGCCACCAGCGGCATCGAGGACCTCTTCGGGTACACGCCGGAGGCCGTCGTGGGCGAGTCCCTGACCGACCTGATGAGCGACCAGGTCGCCGCGCGCCACCGGGAGAGCTTCCAGCGGTACCTCGAGACGGGCACGCGGACGCTGGAGTGGACCGACGTCGAGCTGGTCGGCGAGCACAGGGACGGCCACGAGGTGCCCATCAGCGTGTCCTTCTCGGAGTCCACCGTCGACGGCGAGCGCGTCTTCAGTGGCATCATCAGGGACATCAGCGAGCGACACACGCTCAGACAGGAGCGCGAACTGTTCCACGACACGAGCCAGCGTATCCTCCAGGCCGAGGACTTCGAGTCGGGCCTCGAGGTCGCCCTCGAGAGCGTCGGCGAGTCGATGAACTGGACCTACGGGGAGGTGTGGGTCCCTGCCGAGGACGGCGACCAGCTGGCGTGTCTCCCCGAGCAGTACGTCGCGACCGAGGATGCAGCCGCCTTCGCCGAGACGGCCGAATCGCACACGTTCGAGAAAGGCGCTGGCCTGCCGGGCCGCGTCTGGGAGACAGGGGAGCCGGAGTGGATCGCAGACGTGACCGACGACACGGCCGGTTTCGGGCGGTCGAAGGAAGCGAATGCGGCCGGCTTGCACGCTGCACTCGGCGTCCCCATCACCGCCGGTGAGGAGGTCGTCGCCGTCCTCGTCTTCTTACTGCCCGAGGCGCGGGCGATGAACGAGCGCATGGTCGAGGCGACCGCGGCGGTCGCGACCGACCTCGGCCTACTGATGCAACGCCTCCGCATCGAGACCGACCTCAGGGAGCAGGAGGCTCTGACCAGCCGCATCCTCGATACGAACCCCGCGGGCATCCTCATCGTCGACGACGACGGCGAGTTCACGTACGCCAACGAGCGCGCCCGCGAAACCCTCGGCATCCCCGAGGGCGAGCGCGCCACCTACGAGGCGGTCGACATAGACCTGCGCGGCAGCCAGAACACGAACGTCGCCGAAGACGTCCACCCATACACCGCCGTCATCGAACACGAGGAGACCATCGAGGGCGAGTTCCGGTTCGACGTCGACGGGGAGACGCACTGGTTCTTCGCCTGTGGTGCGCCCCTGGCAGACGAGGCTGGCGATACGATGGCGGCCATCTTCTCGTTCCAGGACATCACCCAGCGCAAGGCTCGCGAGCAACAGCTCGCGCGCCACGACGCCGTGATGCAGACGGTCAGCGACGGCATCTACGCGCTCGACGAGGACGGCCGGTTCCTCGCGGTCAACGACGCCTACACCGACCTCATCGGGTACGAGCGCGGGGAACTCGTCGGTGAACCGGCAGACCGGTTCGTGGACTCGCGGACCAGTGCGAAGGCCGAACGCCTCCAGCAGCACCTGGCGAAGAACGACCACGAGACCGAGACCCTCGAGACCACGCTCACGACCGCAGACGGCGACGTGGTCCCCATCGAGGTCAGTCTCTCGCTGTTCCCGCGAGAGGACGGACACGGTCGCGTCGGCGTGGTCAGGGACATCTCCGGCCGGAAGCGCCGCGAGGAGCGCCTGGCGCTGCTGAACGAGGTCGCCCAGACGCTGACCCGGGTCGAGACGCCGAAGGCCGTCGCCGACACCGTCGTCGGCGCCGCCCGCGAGACGCTCGACCTCCCGGTGACGAGTGTCCAGCTCTACGACGACGACGGCGGTCACCTGACGACGGTCGCACAGACGGACTCCGTCACCGACCTCGTCGGCGACGGCCCCCTCTTCTCGGGCACACAGGGGATTCCGTGGCAGGTGTACGCCGAACAGGAGGGTCGCGTGTACGACCACCTCAGCGACGCCCCCGAGGTTGCCAGTGACGAGACCACCCTCGAGAGTGCCATCGTCCTGCCCATCGGGACACACGGCGTCCTCGTCACCGGGTCGACCGACCCCGACGCCTTCACCAGCACCGAGGTGACGCTGGCGAACATCCTGGCCTCGAACACGCTGGCCGCACTCGAACGCGTCGACCGCGAGCAGGAACTCCGTCGCCAGCGCGACCGGCTCGAGGAGCGCAACGACGCCCTTGCGCGAATCGAGCGCATCAACCGCCTCATCCGGGACATCACGCAGTCACTCGTCAACGCGGAGTCCCGCGAGGAGATCGAGCAGACGGTCTGTGAGAAACTGACCGACGGCGGCCCCTACACCTTCAGCTGGATGGCCGAGCGAGAGACGGTCCAGGGTGCGTCGGTCTCCCCACGGGCAGCAGCCGGCGAGGGTGACGGCTACCTCGACGCCATCACCATCTCCATCGACGGCGAGACACCCGAGTCGGACGGCCCGACCGGCCGCGCGTTCCTCACCCACGAGCCACAGGTCCAGAACAACCTGCACACTGACCCGCCGTTCGAGCCCTGGCGGACCGACGCCCTCCAGCGCGATTTCCGGGCGAGCATCGCCGTCCCCATCACGTACGGTCAGACGCTCTACGGCGTGTTGAACATCTACGCCGACGAGACCGGCGTGTTCGACGACATGGAGGTCGCCGTGCTCAAAGAACTCGGGGAGATGGTCGGCTACGCCATCAACGCGATGGAACGAAAGAAGATGCTCGTGAGCGACGCCGCCATCGCACTCGAGTTCGAACTCGACGACCCGGACGTGCCGGCCATCCGCTTCGCCCGGTCGAACGACAGCATCTTCGAGTTCGACGAACTCGTCCAGCAGGCCGACGGCACCTACCGCGTGTTCTTCAGCATCTCGAACGCCGACCCCGAGGACGTCTACGCGTTCAGCGAGCACACCACGTCGGTCAGGGACGTCTCCTTCCTCGCCGAGCGCGACGGGGCCGCCCGCTTCGAGGCGACCGTCACCGACTCCGGGTTCCTCGGGACGCTCATCTCACACGGCGCCTACCCGAAGGAGATGTCCGCGACGCCCGACTCGGGGCGACTCACGGTCGAACTGCCGCGAAGCGGCGACATCCAGTCGTTCATCCAGATGTTCCTCGACACGTTCGAGGACGCGGAGATGATCTCGCGGAAGGAGCGCGAGCGCCCCGTCCAGTCCCGCGAGGAGTTCCAGGCCGTCTACCGGGAACGCCTGACCGAGCGCCAGGAGGAGGTGCTCCGGACCGCGTACTTCAGCGGCTTCTTCGAGTGGCCGCGCGAGCATACCGGTCAGGACATCGCGGACATGCTCGACGTCTCCCAGCCGACGGTGAACCGGCACATCAGGAACAGCGAGCGAAAACTCCTCGACCTCGTCTTCGACGATTCCGAGACGGGGGGTTAA
- a CDS encoding alpha/beta fold hydrolase, whose product MASDDDRSVQRYRTRPRTVATDRGDGPPLVLCHGTLMDRTMFDPQVEALSDQYRVVAYDTRARTDRYADSYDLYDLADDCAALMDALDIDSCVLGGMSMGGFMALRFAERYPDRVDGLVLIDLTAGTHSDDEIQQYRSMIESAREAEELSADLADVVKHILFGETTLMENPALVETWVDRWLTYPGEAVYQEVDSWLERPDFTDELADIDVPALVVHGEEDVALAPDRSDALVEQLDARRELIPAAGHSSNVENPDPVNEAIREFLEDVY is encoded by the coding sequence ATGGCATCCGATGACGACCGCTCCGTCCAGCGGTACCGCACTCGGCCCCGAACCGTCGCGACCGACCGTGGTGACGGCCCACCGCTGGTGCTCTGTCACGGCACCCTCATGGACCGCACGATGTTCGACCCGCAGGTCGAGGCGCTCTCTGACCAGTATCGCGTCGTCGCGTACGATACCCGGGCCCGGACGGACCGCTATGCCGACTCGTACGACCTGTACGACCTGGCCGACGACTGCGCCGCCCTCATGGACGCCCTGGACATCGACTCCTGTGTCCTCGGCGGCATGTCGATGGGCGGATTCATGGCATTACGGTTCGCCGAGCGCTACCCCGACCGCGTCGATGGTCTGGTCCTCATCGACTTGACGGCAGGCACACACAGCGACGACGAGATCCAGCAGTACCGATCGATGATTGAGTCCGCTCGAGAGGCCGAGGAACTCTCTGCCGACCTCGCCGACGTGGTCAAACACATCCTCTTCGGGGAGACGACGCTCATGGAGAACCCCGCCCTCGTCGAGACGTGGGTCGACCGCTGGCTCACCTACCCCGGCGAGGCGGTCTATCAGGAGGTCGACTCCTGGCTCGAGCGCCCGGACTTCACCGACGAACTCGCCGACATCGACGTGCCGGCTCTCGTGGTCCACGGGGAGGAGGACGTCGCACTCGCCCCTGACCGCTCGGACGCGCTGGTGGAACAGCTCGATGCCCGGCGCGAACTCATTCCAGCGGCGGGCCACTCCTCGAACGTGGAGAACCCCGACCCGGTAAACGAGGCGATCCGGGAGTTCCTCGAAGACGTATACTGA
- a CDS encoding group I truncated hemoglobin — MSTLYEQLGGEEGISAVVDSFYDRVLADDRVAHFFEDTDMQQQRAHQTQFLSSVAGGPVTYSGEEMDEAHDHLDIHQEHFEVIAELLEETMVEFDVDEDDRQAVLDAVAQYEDAIVQC, encoded by the coding sequence ATGTCGACACTCTACGAGCAACTCGGTGGAGAAGAGGGCATCTCGGCGGTCGTGGACTCCTTCTACGACCGCGTCCTCGCCGACGACCGTGTCGCACACTTCTTCGAGGACACCGATATGCAACAGCAGCGTGCACACCAGACCCAGTTCCTGAGTTCGGTTGCGGGTGGTCCCGTCACATATTCCGGCGAAGAGATGGACGAAGCACACGATCATCTCGACATCCATCAGGAACACTTCGAGGTCATCGCCGAGCTCCTCGAAGAGACGATGGTCGAGTTCGATGTCGACGAAGACGATCGGCAAGCGGTGCTCGACGCAGTCGCGCAATACGAGGATGCGATCGTGCAGTGTTAG
- a CDS encoding DUF411 domain-containing protein, translating into MSAQSDLPANSRRTILRTAGFVATGLLAGCLGQERSDDSPPSPVSPKANAVTLYRSPTCSCCHEYADYLRGELDSPVEMVDKADLSDIKARYGIPENLLSCHTVDWGDYFVEGHVPYEVVERLLADRPAVAGIALPGMPSGSPGMPGEQTEQWKIYSVLKDGTVDVFTTV; encoded by the coding sequence ATGTCCGCCCAATCTGATCTCCCAGCCAACAGCCGACGAACGATACTCAGAACAGCTGGTTTCGTGGCCACAGGCCTTCTTGCCGGGTGTCTAGGACAGGAACGTTCGGACGACTCTCCTCCCTCGCCCGTCTCACCGAAAGCGAACGCAGTCACGTTGTACCGGAGTCCGACGTGTTCCTGCTGTCATGAGTACGCCGACTACCTCAGGGGCGAACTCGACTCACCGGTTGAAATGGTCGACAAAGCGGACTTGAGCGATATCAAGGCCAGATACGGGATTCCGGAGAACCTGCTGAGTTGTCACACCGTCGACTGGGGCGACTACTTCGTCGAAGGACACGTCCCTTACGAGGTCGTCGAGCGCCTGCTCGCCGACAGGCCAGCGGTTGCAGGAATCGCGTTACCGGGAATGCCGAGTGGTTCGCCCGGCATGCCTGGTGAACAGACGGAGCAGTGGAAAATCTACTCGGTGCTCAAGGATGGTACTGTCGACGTGTTCACCACGGTGTGA
- a CDS encoding copper-translocating P-type ATPase: MFRRRFWVSLVLSLPVIYFSEFIQTTVGYAAPTFPGSVLITPVLSVIIFAYGGVPFLSMARAELKNREPGMMMLISLAITVAFVYSIASLFLEGTTPFFWELVTLIDIMLLGHWMEMRSVRQASGALDELAKLMPDTAERITETGDTEEVPVSDLGGGDVLLVRPGASVPADGEVVEGESSVDESMITGESRPVDKEPGSEVVAGTVNQDGSLRVRVTKTGDETTLAGIMRLVDEAQQSKSRTQLLADRAAGWLFYVALTVAAITAVAWVVAQGFNIGVLERVVTVLVIACPHALGLAVPLVVAINTSTAAQNGMLIRDRIAMEEARNLDTVMFDKTGTLTKGEQGVVGVETAGDWDEQRAFEVAAGVEGDSEHMIARAIRNAAEERGVQRASVSNFENLRGLGVRATVDGETVHLGGPNLLEKLGIDRPDDIATFAAEAGSNAQTVIYLIRNESEVVAAFALADVIREESRQAIEALHGMGIEVAMLTGDSKDVARAVSEELGIDQYFAEVLPEEKDTTVAQLQSEGKLVAMVGDGVNDAPALTRADVGIAIGSGTDVAIESGDIILVDNNPLDVVRLVRLSKASYRKMQENLVWATGYNVFALPLAAGILAPVGILLSPAIGAVFMSLSTIIVAINARRLKAVDLTVSVTHD, translated from the coding sequence ATGTTCCGGCGGCGGTTCTGGGTCTCACTCGTCCTCTCGCTGCCGGTCATCTACTTCAGTGAGTTCATCCAGACCACCGTCGGGTATGCTGCGCCGACCTTCCCTGGCAGCGTCTTGATCACGCCCGTCCTCTCGGTGATCATCTTCGCCTACGGTGGTGTTCCCTTCCTCTCGATGGCCCGGGCCGAGCTGAAGAACCGCGAACCAGGGATGATGATGCTCATCTCGCTGGCCATCACCGTCGCGTTCGTCTACTCGATCGCGAGCCTGTTCCTCGAGGGGACGACACCGTTCTTCTGGGAACTCGTCACGCTCATCGACATCATGTTGCTCGGCCACTGGATGGAGATGCGCTCGGTCCGGCAGGCGTCGGGCGCGCTCGACGAACTGGCGAAGCTCATGCCCGACACCGCCGAGCGCATCACCGAGACCGGGGATACCGAGGAGGTACCGGTCTCCGACCTTGGTGGGGGCGATGTCTTACTCGTTCGTCCGGGTGCGAGCGTGCCTGCTGACGGAGAGGTCGTCGAAGGAGAATCATCGGTCGACGAATCGATGATCACGGGCGAGTCCCGCCCGGTCGACAAGGAACCCGGGTCCGAAGTCGTTGCTGGCACTGTCAACCAGGACGGCAGCCTCCGCGTTCGCGTGACGAAGACCGGCGACGAAACGACCCTCGCGGGCATCATGCGACTCGTCGACGAGGCCCAGCAGTCGAAGTCCAGAACGCAGTTGCTCGCCGACCGGGCCGCTGGCTGGCTGTTCTACGTGGCACTCACTGTCGCGGCTATCACGGCTGTCGCGTGGGTCGTCGCGCAAGGGTTCAATATCGGTGTGCTCGAACGGGTCGTGACCGTTCTCGTCATCGCGTGTCCACACGCACTTGGTCTGGCCGTGCCGCTCGTGGTCGCGATCAACACCTCCACCGCTGCCCAGAACGGGATGCTCATCCGCGACCGCATCGCCATGGAGGAAGCCCGGAACCTCGATACGGTGATGTTCGACAAGACCGGCACACTCACGAAGGGCGAGCAGGGCGTCGTCGGCGTCGAGACGGCGGGCGACTGGGACGAACAGCGCGCGTTCGAGGTCGCGGCAGGCGTTGAAGGTGACTCCGAACACATGATCGCTCGCGCCATCCGGAATGCCGCCGAGGAGCGGGGCGTCCAGCGAGCCAGCGTCTCGAACTTCGAGAACCTTCGCGGGCTCGGTGTCAGGGCGACCGTCGATGGTGAGACGGTTCATCTGGGCGGGCCCAACCTGCTCGAGAAGCTCGGCATCGACCGACCCGACGATATCGCCACCTTCGCGGCGGAAGCAGGCTCGAACGCACAGACGGTTATCTACCTCATTCGGAACGAATCCGAGGTGGTGGCGGCGTTCGCGCTGGCGGACGTAATCCGCGAGGAAAGCCGCCAGGCCATCGAGGCCCTGCATGGGATGGGTATCGAGGTGGCGATGCTGACGGGTGACTCCAAGGACGTCGCACGCGCGGTCTCCGAGGAACTCGGCATCGACCAGTACTTCGCTGAGGTACTGCCCGAGGAGAAAGATACCACGGTCGCACAGCTTCAATCCGAGGGGAAACTCGTCGCAATGGTCGGTGACGGCGTCAACGACGCCCCGGCACTCACGAGGGCTGACGTCGGCATCGCCATCGGCTCCGGGACCGATGTCGCCATCGAGTCGGGTGATATCATCCTCGTCGATAACAACCCGCTGGACGTGGTACGGCTCGTTCGACTGTCGAAGGCGAGCTACCGGAAGATGCAGGAGAACCTCGTCTGGGCGACCGGCTACAACGTGTTTGCACTCCCGCTCGCGGCGGGAATACTCGCTCCGGTCGGCATCCTCCTGTCACCAGCGATCGGTGCGGTGTTCATGTCTCTCTCGACGATCATCGTCGCCATCAACGCCCGACGGCTCAAAGCGGTCGACCTGACGGTGTCAGTGACCCACGACTGA
- a CDS encoding MarR family transcriptional regulator: MSSGAIDIEEFENADPDEFEERNDTERIVLFLDDHDDRAWKAATIAERLSLETDAVSAILSRLKDRGLVRHKRPYWAITDDEERLRAAYRLHRHHETADEQYGEEDLEELQTDEMDRVQ, from the coding sequence ATGTCGAGTGGTGCCATCGATATCGAAGAATTCGAGAACGCCGACCCGGACGAATTCGAGGAGCGGAACGACACCGAGCGAATCGTACTGTTCCTTGACGACCACGACGACCGTGCGTGGAAGGCGGCGACGATCGCCGAGCGACTCAGCCTTGAGACAGACGCTGTCAGTGCGATTCTCTCGCGACTGAAGGACCGCGGGCTCGTGCGACATAAGCGCCCGTACTGGGCCATCACGGACGACGAGGAACGGCTTCGCGCTGCCTATCGACTCCACCGACACCACGAGACGGCAGACGAACAGTACGGCGAGGAAGATCTCGAGGAGCTCCAGACCGACGAGATGGATCGAGTACAGTGA
- a CDS encoding MBL fold metallo-hydrolase: MATTERTVEIAEGVYRCGSQRLNWYLIEENDELTVVDTGFPTHWEGLIGQLDTLGYDLADIEACLLTHAHPDHIGFAAQLRERADLPVWLHPGDRERAQAGGQPPLGGFVKNLWRPAVLRYLIEVLQSDGTSIPPVRMTEPLEEGSDPDVPGQPQVIHLPGHTDGEVAFYLPDREVLLCGDALATVDFETWRGNSPQLLPPWLNVDDDRARESLARLESLGEVVLLPGHGDPWTGDLADAIRGE, encoded by the coding sequence ATGGCAACTACTGAACGTACCGTCGAAATCGCCGAAGGGGTCTATCGGTGCGGAAGCCAGCGCCTCAACTGGTACCTTATCGAAGAGAACGACGAACTAACCGTCGTCGACACCGGCTTTCCAACTCACTGGGAAGGGTTGATCGGTCAGCTCGATACGTTGGGCTACGACCTCGCCGATATCGAAGCGTGTCTGCTGACCCACGCCCACCCGGACCACATCGGATTCGCTGCACAACTCCGTGAACGGGCGGATCTGCCAGTCTGGCTCCACCCCGGAGACAGAGAGCGAGCACAGGCGGGCGGACAACCACCGCTCGGTGGGTTCGTCAAGAACCTCTGGCGCCCGGCCGTGTTGCGGTATCTCATCGAAGTCCTCCAATCTGACGGGACATCGATTCCTCCCGTGAGGATGACCGAACCGCTTGAGGAGGGGAGTGACCCCGATGTCCCCGGCCAGCCCCAGGTGATTCACCTCCCCGGTCACACCGACGGCGAGGTCGCGTTCTATCTCCCAGACCGCGAGGTATTGCTCTGTGGCGACGCCCTAGCCACCGTCGATTTCGAGACTTGGCGGGGGAATTCCCCACAATTGCTCCCACCCTGGCTGAACGTCGATGATGACCGAGCACGGGAGTCTCTCGCGCGTCTCGAATCACTTGGGGAAGTCGTCCTGCTGCCGGGCCACGGTGATCCCTGGACCGGCGATCTGGCCGATGCAATCCGTGGCGAATAG
- a CDS encoding cupredoxin domain-containing protein, whose protein sequence is MTNETADTLEQSTRRSIFRRRSVLRAAGVCATLPFLGNVATARAESTAGHQAYQNDARPPVVHPHFGYSGTSDDDVPNRLTPDETVELHVEESKIDDSNLPELTVEFGAFHFNPVGLHVDPGTIVKFDFHTPEHTVTAYHPGQERQQRVPEGVPAFSSPVIEHHGFWLYRFEEEGVYDLLCTPHEWGGMGMRIVVGDNPGDVVREPGRPPLPMTTALLGNGLPPDDPALGPPKMAPDTIVDRGSVTIDDLAIELEVTLTAPTPA, encoded by the coding sequence ATGACAAACGAGACAGCGGATACACTCGAACAGTCGACTAGACGATCGATCTTCCGACGCCGTTCAGTGCTGAGAGCGGCCGGCGTTTGCGCGACGCTGCCGTTCCTCGGGAACGTAGCAACGGCACGGGCGGAGTCCACAGCCGGCCACCAGGCATACCAGAACGATGCGCGGCCACCGGTTGTTCACCCCCATTTCGGCTACTCGGGGACGAGTGACGACGACGTTCCGAACCGCCTGACGCCGGACGAAACGGTCGAACTCCACGTCGAGGAATCGAAAATCGACGACTCGAACCTCCCCGAACTCACCGTCGAGTTCGGCGCATTCCACTTCAATCCCGTAGGCTTACACGTCGATCCGGGAACGATAGTGAAGTTCGACTTCCACACCCCCGAACATACGGTCACGGCGTACCACCCCGGTCAAGAGCGCCAACAGCGCGTGCCGGAAGGCGTCCCGGCGTTCTCCTCGCCGGTCATCGAACATCACGGCTTCTGGCTGTATCGCTTCGAAGAGGAGGGGGTGTACGACCTCCTCTGTACCCCCCACGAGTGGGGCGGGATGGGTATGCGAATCGTCGTCGGCGACAATCCCGGCGATGTCGTCAGGGAGCCGGGACGGCCCCCGCTCCCGATGACGACTGCACTCCTCGGGAACGGTCTTCCGCCCGACGATCCAGCACTCGGACCACCGAAGATGGCCCCGGATACAATCGTCGACCGAGGTTCTGTCACCATAGATGACCTAGCCATCGAACTCGAGGTGACACTAACCGCGCCGACCCCGGCCTGA
- a CDS encoding cupin domain-containing protein, with product MTGLKTIHLDDLELIEIGQEGTDMDVSASFPFSSAFPASTGVELEGGHTVVYFELEPGKELGTHEDSPEEIVVCLTGEGIEAWAGDAEGTIGAGDLLVIPPMAPHGFRNTGDETARCLGFFSDSTVVGEFEEVVQPIGSRIVKA from the coding sequence ATGACGGGACTGAAAACGATCCATCTGGACGACTTGGAGCTGATCGAGATAGGACAGGAGGGGACAGACATGGACGTCAGCGCGAGCTTCCCGTTCTCGTCAGCGTTCCCAGCATCGACCGGCGTCGAACTCGAAGGGGGCCACACTGTCGTCTACTTCGAACTCGAACCTGGGAAGGAACTGGGGACACACGAGGATAGTCCCGAGGAGATCGTCGTCTGTCTCACCGGTGAAGGAATCGAGGCCTGGGCCGGGGATGCCGAGGGAACGATCGGTGCCGGCGATTTGCTGGTGATCCCGCCGATGGCTCCCCACGGGTTCCGAAACACCGGTGACGAGACGGCACGATGCTTGGGGTTCTTCTCGGATAGTACCGTCGTCGGGGAGTTCGAGGAGGTGGTCCAACCGATCGGTAGCCGAATCGTCAAGGCCTGA